The following proteins are co-located in the Hippoglossus stenolepis isolate QCI-W04-F060 chromosome 23, HSTE1.2, whole genome shotgun sequence genome:
- the LOC118102580 gene encoding uncharacterized protein LOC118102580 isoform X2 yields MDCLLEIELKIPSTHPVIQCVIQNDLKSLKKLLRDNDINGRFPCNELGDFITPLIAAVVYQKSDIGIYLLKENGDPNAFSKKILTPLHYVGWHNAPAIFARMLLDAGADPNGCLDQRFTPLQIAGIYDSNDVMKELLSAGAPVDLIHATKPEDESFNHKIAQSIFRLASSGDERSSKLKDFVELKIAVLQGQKPEEVFRTFDSRMLWVDPQTHLTMIEILFTVTGEDEDKYRRESVKWLKETGNLNSFITGAMSRLPKIHQQHVYCSIKSLHAVFCTMEQIPVEQALVIIPQLLERLGCKERPDIKLLEAVQSTLYVKTEKTQVTNGWHPSFIEMLCGTVAPFVNDQYSSDIRVYTYGIVGNLLSVEHAVSIFTSAGITSVPEDKLESADVKMNDQLKEVLRRLKDHLSKLNGECEGARKKTQDPNDEVCSASTDPAVPAEASGTHNWLPISERWREKLERLVRYLNTDESKVTRIGSIAYINDVDFRIAKGSDGTEVFLGLRGSDGHEIAIKRMSKTNYQVLKNEEVLLRHPKLYDSWVVKYVDFAEDENFGYLCLQLCEKTLEEYIRNNDGSLCPKELVYDVLYSLKSLHCQEPQILHRDLKPQNVLIDVTGRARLADFGISRRLPKDQTTCHTRSAGTEGWMATETLKEDEDIPYKPSTDIQVAGMLIYFILSGGHHPFGGERYKLMSNIQEGKYKLDHIQDVVAKDLIERMIDKEPQNRPRVEECLSHPYFWTSTNKVQYLSHVGNMKEVASRQNVNQELISMLDECAEGVFYNQWKTEFSPDLVQRMDDKKKPYPQNILGLLRFMRNLQVHYADDAASVDLISLFPHLFGCVYKCAIRKGWNLENPLKEMFKPEETVGANRHEVEPKNYEEHVGLAVQESEHTFTEPTANAKSSISRI; encoded by the exons ATGGATTGTCTACTAGAGATTGAACTGAAAATCCCGTCAACACATCCTGTAATACAGTGTGTAATTCAAAACGACCTCAAGAGTCTAAAAAAATTACTGAGGGACAATGACATTAATGGACGGTTCCCCTGCAATGAGTTGGGTGATTTTATAACCCCACTGATTGCTGCTGTTGTATATCAAAAGAGTGATATTGGCATTTACCTTCTAAAGGAGAATGGCGATCCAAATGCTTTTTCCAAAAAGATCTTGACACCTTTGCATTACGTTGGATGGCACAATGCACCGGCAATTTTTGCAAGGATGTTACTTGATGCGGGCGCTGATCCAAACGGATGTTTGGATCAGCGATTCACACCTCTGCAAATAGCCGGCATTTATGACAGTAATGATGTCATGAAAGAGCTCCTCTCTGCTGGTGCACCGGTAGACTTGATACATGCGACTAAACCTGAAGATGAATCTTTCAATCATAAAATAGCTCAGTCAATTTTTAGGTTAGCTTCCAGTGGAGATGAACGATCCTCCAAATTAAAGGATTTTGTGGAACTGAAAATTGCTGTGCTACAAGGACAAAAACCAGAAGAAGTGTTTAGAACTTTTGACAGTCGTATGCTATGGGTTGATCCTCAGACTCATCTGACCATGATTGAAATACTCTTTACTGTTACTGGAGAAGATGAAGACAAATACCGCAGAGAAAGCGTCAAATGGCTGAAAGAAACTGGAAATTTGAACTCCTTCATTACAGGGGCCATGAGTCGCCTTCCAAAAATTCATCAGCAACATGTATATTGTTCAATAAAGAGTTTACATGCAGTCTTTTGCACAATGGAGCAGATCCCAGTTGAGCAAGCACTGGTTATCATCCCACAACTATTGGAAAGACTTGGCTGCAAAGAGAGACCTGATATTAAGCTGTTAGAAGCTGTTCAGTCAACACTATatgtgaaaacagagaaaacacaagtcaCAAATGGCTGGCATCCCAGTTTTATTGAGATGTTGTGTGGGACAGTTGCTCCTTTTGTCAACGATCAATACTCCTCTGACATCCGAGTCTACACATATGGCATAGTTGGAAACTTGTTGTCTGTTGAACATGCCGTTAGCATCTTTACATCAGCAGGGATAACGTCAGTGCCAGAGGACAAACTGGAATCTGcagatgtgaaaatgaatgACCAGCTGAAAGAAGTGCTCAGACGACTGAAAGATCATTTGAGCAAACTCAACGGGGAGTGTGAAGGGGCAAGGAAAAAGACCCAAGACCCAAATGATGAAGTTTGCAGTGCTTCAACTGATCCAGCAGTTCCAGCTGAAGCATCGGGAACACACAACTGGCTACCAATTAGCGAGAGGTGGAGGGAAAAATTAGAGAGGCTTGTACGCTACTTAAATACTGATGAAAGTAAAGTCACCAGAATTGGGAGCATTGCTTACATCAATGATGTTGACTTTCGCATAGCGAAAGGGAGCGATGGTACTGAAGTCTTCTTGGGGCTGAGAGGAAGTGATGGCCATGAAATTGCAATTAAGAGAATGTCTAAAACCAACTATCAAGTGCTGAAGAATGAGGAAGTACTTCTGCGACATCCAAAACTGTACGATAGCTGGGTTGTGAAATATGTTGACTTTGCAGAAGATGAGAACTTTGGATATCTTTGTCTTCAACTTTGTGAAAAAACCCTGGAAGAATATATCAGAAACAATGATGGCAGTCTGTGTCCAAAGGAACTTGTCTATGACGTCCTTTACAGTTTAAAGTCACTTCATTGTCAAGAGCCACAAATTCTCCACCGAGATCTCAAaccacaaaatgttttaatcg ATGTGACCGGAAGGGCAAGATTAGCTGATTTTGGCATAAGCAGACGTTTGCCCAAAGACCAAACTACTTGTCACACACGCAGTGCAGGAACAGAAGGCTGGATGGCCACAGAGACTTTAAAAGAAGATGAAGACATACCATACAAACCGAGCACAGATATACAG GTGGCAGGaatgctgatttatttcatcctcTCCGGTGGACACCATCCTTTTGGTGGTGAACGCTATAAGCTTATGTCAAACATTCAAGAGGGGAAGTATAAGTTGGACCACATTCAAGATGTGGTGGCAAAGGATCTCATCGAGAGGATGATCGATAAAGAACCACAGAACAGACCCAGAGTGGAAGAGTGCTTGAGTCATCCCTACTTCTGGACCAGCACAAA caaagTACAATACTTGAGCCATGTTGGAAACATGAAGGAGGTGGCAAGCCGACAAAATGTTAACCAGGAGTTGATTTCGATGCTGGATGAATGTGCTGAGGGTGTTTTCTACAATCAGTGGAAAACTGAG TTTTCACCCGACTTGGTGCAGAGGATGGATGACAAGAAGAAACCATACCCACAAAACATACTGGGATTACTCCGCTTCATGCGAAACCTCCAGGTGCACTA